The following coding sequences are from one Gossypium raimondii isolate GPD5lz chromosome 4, ASM2569854v1, whole genome shotgun sequence window:
- the LOC128040435 gene encoding secreted RxLR effector protein 161-like has protein sequence MKKIPYASAVGSLMYAQVCTRPDITYNIGMLGRYLSDPGIDHWIVAKKVMRYLQRTKDYMLAYKRSDLLEVIGYFDSDFAGCQDSRKSTSGYIYLLARGVISWKSVKQTLVASSTMAVEFVACYEASNHGIWLWNFVTGLRILENVERSLKLFCDNKSAVLYSNNNRSSSKSKHIVIKFLVVKERVQNGQISIEHIGTNSMIVDPLTKGLPPKVFHKHTAHMGVTLFENIMI, from the coding sequence atgaaaaagattccCTATGCATCAGCTGTTGGGAGTTTAATGTATGCTCAAGTATGCACGCGTCCGGACATTACGTACAATATTGGGATGTTAGGCAGATATTTAAGCGACCCTGGTATAGACCATTGGATAGTAGCCAAAAAGGTTATGAGATATCTTCAAAGAACAAAAGATTACATGCTTGCTTATAAGAGATCAGATCTTTTGGAGGTCATAGGGTATTTTGATTCTGATTTCGCTGGGTGCCAAGATAGTAGGAAATCTACATCAGGCTATATTTACCTGTTAGCTAGAGGAGTTATATCTTGGAAAAGTGTCAAACAAACACTTGTAGCTTCATCCACTATGGCAGTAGAGTTTGTAGCATGCTATGAGGCATCGAACCATGGAATATGGTTATGGAACTTTGTCACAGGACTGCGCATTTTGGAGAATGTAGAAAGATCACTCAAATTATTTTGTGACAATAAGTCAGCAGTGTTATATTCCAATAACAACAGGAGTTCATCTAAGTCAAAGCATATTGTCATAAAGTTCCTAGTTGTAAAAGAAAGAGtgcaaaatggtcaaatatcCATAGAGCATATTGGGACAAACTCCATGATAGTGGATCCGCTCACAAAAGGTTTACCACCCAAGGTCTTTCATAAGCACACTGCTCATATGGGTGTTACATTGTTTGAGAATATCATGATTTAG